DNA from Sulfurimonas gotlandica GD1:
CATAAAATCATTTGAAGTGATTCCTTTAATAGACTCACTCTCAAAAGCTGAACATACTACACCGTCAAGTCCACTATCGTATGCATCTTTTGCAAATTGATCAGCTTTAGATGCTATACCTTTTTCATAAACTTCTGAAAACTCATCTTCACTAAAGGATGTAAGAGCCGTTACGGCTAAAACTATTGGTCTTGAAGGGTAAGACTTAAGTCTATCCATTACGCCACTCATAGCACGTTTACCTGCAGATGCATGAATGTTAAACATATCCACACCAAGTCCCATGATAGACTCAGCAGCATCTGCCATAGTATTTGGAATATCATATAGTTTTAAGTCTAAAAATATTTTAAAATCTGGATTTATTTTTTTAATGTCTTTAAGAAATTCTTCACCATCTCTGATGTAAGTACGAAGTCCGACTTTCAGCCAAACATCATACTCCTTTATTTTTTCGATTAAGTCTAAGTTTTCTTCTCTTGTAGATAAGTCAAGCGCTACACATAATTGCATTAATACTCTTTTTGTTTTATTTATGAAAGTATAGCAAATATTAAGTTCTAAACTGCTCTAATTGATGAGTTAATTTATGCGTCATATTAGTTAGATGCGCAACGGCATCTGTAATCTCATGAACACTCTCACCATTTGAAATTGATATATCATTAATATTATTAATCTTGATAGAGATATGT
Protein-coding regions in this window:
- the pyrF gene encoding orotidine-5'-phosphate decarboxylase, whose product is MQLCVALDLSTREENLDLIEKIKEYDVWLKVGLRTYIRDGEEFLKDIKKINPDFKIFLDLKLYDIPNTMADAAESIMGLGVDMFNIHASAGKRAMSGVMDRLKSYPSRPIVLAVTALTSFSEDEFSEVYEKGIASKADQFAKDAYDSGLDGVVCSAFESESIKGITSNDFMTLTPGIRPFGEDAGDQQRVADVAFAKSAMVDFIVVGRPIYQSANPAEVVAKILEKL